The genomic segment GATCGAGAAGCCGATATCTATATTAAAGCTTCATAAGCTATTATATTATATCCAGGCCTGGGTGCATGGGCCGGCATCAAGACCCGTTTTTGACAAATTTAAGAAAGATAAAGGTATGTACGATTCCTTGACGCTGGGCGATATCACCAGAACAAATTCCTTGCTTTCTCCTGAAATCCTATTTCATGTTAACGAGGTTTTGGACGTATACATGAAGTATAGCGGCTCGGAATTGGAAGATATGACTCATAAAGAGGATCCTTGGTTAAAGGCAAGAGCGGATATACCATCCTATCAGTCATCGGAAAATT from the Leptospira wolffii serovar Khorat str. Khorat-H2 genome contains:
- a CDS encoding Panacea domain-containing protein — encoded protein: MQIEPYEQPYLNIENPANIDTVIELLVSKGEEIEKPISILKLHKLLYYIQAWVHGPASRPVFDKFKKDKGMYDSLTLGDITRTNSLLSPEILFHVNEVLDVYMKYSGSELEDMTHKEDPWLKARADIPSYQSSENYIQESDMTIYYRARLV